From Cydia pomonella isolate Wapato2018A chromosome 26, ilCydPomo1, whole genome shotgun sequence, one genomic window encodes:
- the LOC133532298 gene encoding tudor domain-containing protein 7-like isoform X1, translated as MSLADVVDEMTLRAENSGPLKLVPAPGELVSAPYEGSYYRARVIAVHDQIEVFYIDYGNTATVSISDLRPLELRWLALPMRAVACRLAGVSVSVSGAGAGVSVSGAGAVAGVSVSGAGAGAGVSVSGAGAGAGVSVSGASVSETLRGLALDRTMQAQIIARGLDEMTVKLIDADGFDVGEQLAVFAGITLQPYDVEHDEQRCVLVPA; from the exons ATGTCTCTAGCCGACGTTGTGGATGAAATGACCCTTCGCGCCGAGAATTCCGGACCTTTAAAG TTAGTGCCGGCGCCTGGCGAGTTGGTATCGGCGCCGTATGAGGGCAGCTACTACCGAGCCAGAGTCATAGCAGTGCATGACCAAATAGAG GTGTTCTATATAGATTACGGTAACACGGCGACCGTGTCTATCTCCGATCTTCGTCCGCTGGAGCTCCGCTGGCTGGCGCTGCCGATGCGCGCCGTGGCGTGCCGGCTGGCCGGCGTGTCCGTGTCCGTGTCCGGGGCCGGGGCCGGCGTGTCCGTGTCCGGGGCCGGGGCCGTGGCCGGCGTGTCCGTGtccggggccggggccgggGCCGGCGTGTCCGTGtccggggccggggccgggGCCGGCGTGTCCGTGTCCGGGGCCAGCGTCAGCGAGACGCTTAGGGGACTCGCGTTGGACAGAACTATGCAGGCACAAATTAT TGCTCGAGGCCTTGACGAAATGACAGTGAAACTTATCGACGCCGACGGTTTCGACGTCGGCGAGCAACTGGCCGTGTTCGCCGGCATCACCCTACAGCCTTACGATGTAGAACATGACGAGCAACGTTGCGTGCTCGTGCCGGCTTAG
- the LOC133532298 gene encoding uncharacterized protein LOC133532298 isoform X2, whose translation MSLADVVDEMTLRAENSGPLKVFYIDYGNTATVSISDLRPLELRWLALPMRAVACRLAGVSVSVSGAGAGVSVSGAGAVAGVSVSGAGAGAGVSVSGAGAGAGVSVSGASVSETLRGLALDRTMQAQIIARGLDEMTVKLIDADGFDVGEQLAVFAGITLQPYDVEHDEQRCVLVPA comes from the exons ATGTCTCTAGCCGACGTTGTGGATGAAATGACCCTTCGCGCCGAGAATTCCGGACCTTTAAAG GTGTTCTATATAGATTACGGTAACACGGCGACCGTGTCTATCTCCGATCTTCGTCCGCTGGAGCTCCGCTGGCTGGCGCTGCCGATGCGCGCCGTGGCGTGCCGGCTGGCCGGCGTGTCCGTGTCCGTGTCCGGGGCCGGGGCCGGCGTGTCCGTGTCCGGGGCCGGGGCCGTGGCCGGCGTGTCCGTGtccggggccggggccgggGCCGGCGTGTCCGTGtccggggccggggccgggGCCGGCGTGTCCGTGTCCGGGGCCAGCGTCAGCGAGACGCTTAGGGGACTCGCGTTGGACAGAACTATGCAGGCACAAATTAT TGCTCGAGGCCTTGACGAAATGACAGTGAAACTTATCGACGCCGACGGTTTCGACGTCGGCGAGCAACTGGCCGTGTTCGCCGGCATCACCCTACAGCCTTACGATGTAGAACATGACGAGCAACGTTGCGTGCTCGTGCCGGCTTAG